One Malus domestica chromosome 11, GDT2T_hap1 genomic region harbors:
- the LOC103422998 gene encoding cytochrome P450 71AU50, which yields MALWIWATIGVLALVHVLQTWISKGKNKNKKLPPGPRGFPIFGSLHLLGKVPNRNLYQLAQKYGDIMYMRLGLHHNIVISSPRAAELFLKTHDLTFASRPPHEGAKHVIFGQTNMSFAEYGPYWRDMRKMCMLELLSNHKINSFKAMRREEVSLLIQSVQKDANNRRVPINLSGKIASLGVDLTCRLVFGKKYKDVEFDERGFTAVMKEAIQLVAAPNLNDHIPFLAPLDLQGLTKKMKAINKAFDAFFENIIDDHLQSKDEERTKDFVDVMLGHMGSEESDYRIERVHVKALMLDMFAASVDTPSTVILWAFSELLRHPQVMKKLQKELENVVGLNRMVEESDLEKLEYLDMVVKETLRLHPAVPLLLPHLSIEDCTVDGYHIPKNSRLIINAWAIGRDPSAWEDAEKFVPERFEGSNIDVKGKHFQLIPFGSGRRRCAGMQLGLTVIQFVLAQIVHCFDWELPDNMLPNELDMTEVFGLVVSRSKDLLLIPSYRLQN from the exons ATGGCACTTTGGATTTGGGCAACAATTGGGGTGCTTGCACTTGTTCACGTCCTGCAGACATGGATATCAAAAggcaagaacaagaacaagaagctaCCTCCTGGTCCGAGAGGGTTTCCTATCTTTGGCAGCCTCCACTTGTTAGGGAAGGTCCCTAACAGGAATCTTTATCAACTAGCCCAGAAATACGGCGACATCATGTACATGCGGTTAGGCCTCCACCATAACATTGTTATCTCGTCCCCACGAGCGGCCGAGCTGTTCCTCAAAACACACGACCTTACTTTTGCAAGTAGACCACCTCATGAAGGTGCAAAGCACGTCATCTTTGGGCAAACGAACATGAGCTTTGCTGAGTATGGCCCGTATTGGCGCGATATGCGAAAGATGTGCATGCTCGAATTACTTAGCAACCACAAGATCAACTCTTTCAAGGCCATGAGGAGAGAAGAGGTTTCTCTTCTGATTCAATCTGTTCAAAAGGACGCCAATAATCGACGGGTTCCTATCAATCTCAGTGGCAAGATCGCATCGCTCGGCGTTGACCTGACCTGTCGGCTGGTGTTTGGGAAGAAGTACAAGGACGTGGAGTTTGACGAAAGGGGATTCACAGCGGTGATGAAAGAGGCTATCCAATTAGTAGCAGCACCTAATTTGAATGATCACATTCCTTTTCTTGCGCCACTTGACCTGCAAGGGCTCACTAAAAAAATGAAGGCTATCAACAAGGCGTTTGATGCTTTTTTTGAGAACATAATCGACGACCATCTTCAATCCAAGGATGAAGAAAGAACAAAGGACTTTGTTGATGTCATGCTGGGCCACATGGGGTCTGAAGAATCAGACTACCGAATCGAACGCGTGCATGTCAAAGCCCTTATGTTG GACATGTTCGCGGCCTCAGTGGACACACCGTCAACAGTAATCCTGTGGGCGTTCTCAGAACTCCTTAGGCATCCACAAGTTATGAAGAAACTCCAAAAGGAGCTAGAAAATGTTGTAGGTCTCAATAGAATGGTGGAGGAATCAGACTTGGAGAAATTGGAGTACTTGGACATGGTAGTGAAGGAAACCTTGAGGCTACATCCTGCGGTACCATTGTTGCTCCCTCATTTATCCATCGAAGATTGCACTGTCGATGGGTACCACATACCGAAGAATTCGCGCCTTATCATAAATGCATGGGCAATTGGGAGAGACCCAAGTGCTTGGGAAGATGCAGAGAAGTTTGTACCAGAAAGGTTTGAGGGCAGCAATATTGATGTTAAAGGAAAACACTTTCAGCTTATACCGTTTGGCTCTGGCAGAAGACGTTGCGCTGGAATGCAGTTAGGGCTTACTGTGATACAGTTTGTGTTGGCACAGATTGTGCATTGTTTTGATTGGGAACTTCCAGACAACATGTTGCCAAATGAGTTGGATATGACTGAGGTGTTTGGTCTTGTAGTTTCTAGGTCCAAGGATTTGCTCCTTATTCCTTCATATCGCCTTCAGAATTGA